One Apodemus sylvaticus chromosome 23, mApoSyl1.1, whole genome shotgun sequence genomic window carries:
- the LOC127673795 gene encoding sperm motility kinase Z-like, with translation MYSDSDSESSESDTVVTMFEEEVFTRQYTVLKTLGHGGTSDVRLCYHRLTGAPVAVKALLRERWSDPTVPEADIMKMLSHPNIVSLVQIIETEHTTYLIMEVARGEELLKRVRDSGCLKEDEARSIFVQLLSAIGYCHGKGVVHRDIKPDNIIVGEDGKATLIDFSLGDTFLPGQKLERLCGAFQFIAPEIFRGLPYDGTKVDMWALGVILYYMTTGFLPFGGGTLSELSNKVMNGKYCTPDHLSDDIRSMISLLLTVNPRQRPNAQELVSHPWLQQGGKTLTFHYNSDTRFPDPDIMGAMESIGFHSQDIREALKHKEFDETRATYYLLKSLANQDDGNYVQRDVTNPGVTPFPSPTDPSTYPLPPRRRASEPSLKI, from the coding sequence ATGTATTCGGATAGTGACTCGGAGTCATCAGAGTCCGACACTGTGGTCACCATGTTCGAGGAGGAGGTGTTCACCAGGCAGTACACAGTGTTGAAGACCTTGGGCCATGGTGGCACTTCCGATGTGAGGCTGTGCTACCACCGCCTTACAGGAGCCCCAGTTGCTGTCAAGGCTCTTTTGAGGGAGAGGTGGTCGGACCCAACAGTGCCCGAAGCGGACATTATGAAAATGCTCAGTCACCCAAACATCGTCTCGCTTGTGCAAATAATTGAGACAGAACACACAACTTACTTAATTATGGAAGTTGCCAGAGGAGAAGAGCTACTTAAACGAGTCCGGGACTCTGGATGCCTGAAAGAAGATGAAGCTAGGAGCATATTTGTTCAGCTGCTCAGTGCCATAGGCTACTGTCATGGTAAAGGTGTGGTGCACAGGGACATAAAGCCTGACAATATCATTGTAGGTGAGGATGGAAAGGCTACACTTATTGATTTCAGCCTCGGAGACACATTCCTACCTGGACAAAAACTGGAAAGGCTGTGTGGAGCCTTCCAGTTCATTGCTCCAGAGATCTTCCGAGGCCTACCCTACGATGGCACAAAAGTAGATATGTGGGCCTTGGGggtcattttatattatatgaccACCGGATTCCTGCCATTTGGAGGAGGAACCCTGTCGGAACTGAGCAACAAGGTGATGAATGGAAAATACTGTACACCGGATCATCTCTCCGACGATATTAGGAGCATGATTAGCCTTCTGCTAACTGTCAACCCAAGGCAGAGGCCAAATGCGCAAGAACTCGTAAGCCATCCATGGCTCCAGCAAGGGGGAAAGACTTTGACATTCCATTACAACAGTGACACCAGATTCCCAGACCCTGATATAATGGGGGCCATGGAAAGCATTGGCTTTCATTCCCAAGACATAAGAGAAGCTTTAAAACACAAGGAGTTTGACGAAACTAGAGCTACATACTACTTATTGAAAAGCCTGGCAAATCAGGATGATGGCAATTATGTGCAAAGAGATGTCACTAACCCAGGAGTGACACCTTTCCCTTCACCAACAGACCCTAGCACttaccctctgcctcccaggagaagGGCCAGTGAACCTTCCCTTAAAATATGA